One genomic segment of Peribacillus sp. FSL H8-0477 includes these proteins:
- a CDS encoding MFS transporter codes for MEHIETIQPIKDSKKKKKDTKNKPSNQKWAVLSISSIPLVMTLGNSMLIPVLPVMESKLGISAFQTSMIITIYSILAIIFIPFAGFLSDHIGRKKVIIPSLILAAIGGLISAWAGWKMDDPYTMILIGRALQGIGASGAFPIVLPLVGDMFKTEEEVSSSLGLIETSNTLGKVLSPVLGAFLAGFVWYLPFFSIPVFSLISVLLVFFLVKTPAKRQKPLPFKEFWNTIKTTFKNNWKWLYAVFIIGIILMFVLFAVLYYLSDTLEKVYEIKDLKKGLYLAIPLGGLCIASYITGKLIKENKVLMKWIIVGGTILLAVSIAILSFSKVMWIMITLFLLAGIGIGVALPCLDAFITSGIEKQERGSISSIYSSMRFIGVAAGPPVMTIMMKHAENSLFYILSGLSLLGVIITFFAIKPEKDKQ; via the coding sequence TTGGAACATATAGAAACTATTCAACCCATAAAGGACTCAAAAAAGAAAAAAAAGGATACCAAAAATAAACCAAGTAATCAAAAATGGGCTGTATTGTCTATCTCCTCCATTCCACTTGTTATGACCTTAGGGAATTCAATGTTGATCCCAGTTCTTCCCGTAATGGAGAGTAAACTTGGCATATCAGCTTTTCAAACAAGTATGATCATTACAATCTATTCCATCTTAGCCATCATTTTTATCCCGTTTGCAGGGTTTTTATCTGATCATATAGGAAGAAAAAAGGTCATCATTCCAAGCTTAATCTTAGCAGCTATCGGGGGACTCATTTCTGCTTGGGCCGGTTGGAAAATGGACGATCCTTATACAATGATTTTAATCGGTAGAGCACTACAAGGAATTGGAGCATCAGGAGCGTTCCCCATTGTTCTCCCTCTCGTAGGAGATATGTTCAAGACCGAAGAAGAAGTCAGTAGCTCCTTAGGTCTGATTGAAACATCTAATACGCTTGGCAAAGTATTAAGCCCTGTGTTAGGAGCCTTTTTAGCAGGATTCGTTTGGTATCTGCCTTTCTTTTCTATCCCTGTTTTTAGTTTAATCTCAGTATTACTGGTGTTTTTCTTAGTAAAAACACCCGCAAAAAGACAAAAGCCCCTCCCCTTCAAGGAATTTTGGAATACGATTAAAACTACTTTTAAAAATAATTGGAAATGGCTGTATGCTGTTTTTATTATTGGGATTATCCTTATGTTTGTGCTATTTGCCGTTTTATATTATTTATCAGATACGTTAGAAAAAGTCTACGAGATAAAAGACCTTAAAAAAGGACTATATCTCGCAATACCTTTAGGAGGACTTTGTATTGCTTCCTATATTACCGGAAAACTAATTAAAGAAAATAAAGTCCTTATGAAATGGATTATTGTAGGCGGGACAATCTTATTGGCAGTCTCAATCGCCATCTTAAGCTTTTCAAAAGTGATGTGGATTATGATTACCTTATTTTTGTTAGCTGGAATTGGAATCGGTGTAGCACTGCCCTGTCTTGATGCATTCATTACCTCAGGTATCGAAAAGCAAGAACGAGGCAGTATTTCATCTATTTACAGCTCTATGCGGTTCATTGGAGTAGCTGCCGGTCCTCCAGTCATGACTATTATGATGAAACACGCTGAAAACTCTCTATTCTATATATTAAGCGGATTAAGTCTTCTGGGAGTTATCATTACTTTTTTTGCTATTAAGCCTGAAAAAGACAAACAGTAA
- a CDS encoding HesB/YadR/YfhF family protein, with protein sequence MKINISGPASQWYVEEMELQEGSSVRFFVRYGGHSPIQSGFSLGVNLDHPVDPAASIKHEGITYFIEKNDEWYFDNHDLYIDFNDKTAEPAFRYEKITANS encoded by the coding sequence ATGAAAATAAACATCTCTGGTCCTGCATCTCAATGGTATGTAGAAGAAATGGAACTGCAAGAAGGAAGCAGTGTACGATTTTTTGTCAGATATGGCGGACACAGCCCCATTCAAAGCGGTTTTTCATTAGGAGTCAATCTTGATCATCCTGTTGACCCGGCAGCATCAATTAAGCACGAAGGAATAACCTATTTTATTGAAAAAAACGACGAATGGTACTTTGATAATCATGACCTATATATCGACTTTAATGATAAAACAGCCGAACCGGCATTTCGGTACGAAAAAATAACTGCAAATAGTTAA
- a CDS encoding phosphorylase family protein → MNLYGNFSKEEWLRTLTINESNIPSAFIIHGEWEHEENLKNWRTILSKTKSPKWNTLIGLYQGTTIGYANAYGSPTAINSTHPFAAVGTDLFVQTGYFGGLSLEVNYGDLLIVTEAEMQDGVSNWYFPDAKTIKSDERILNAAIDYCEKKNYAYKAGSIVTTNTLLHETNEQIAVSARKGHLGIDMETASTLAVAKRFNRKAIGILNLSEHLLKGDTLYSYTSEREAIEAETDEKIKDVALYLAANSPKFT, encoded by the coding sequence ATGAACTTATACGGTAATTTTTCGAAAGAAGAGTGGCTTAGAACATTAACTATTAATGAATCAAACATCCCTTCTGCCTTTATCATTCATGGTGAATGGGAACATGAAGAGAATTTAAAGAATTGGCGGACTATATTAAGTAAAACTAAATCCCCAAAATGGAACACCTTAATTGGACTCTATCAAGGAACTACTATTGGATATGCTAATGCATATGGCAGTCCTACAGCTATTAATAGTACCCACCCATTTGCAGCTGTTGGTACAGATTTATTCGTTCAGACTGGTTACTTCGGCGGGCTTTCCCTGGAAGTGAACTATGGAGACCTATTAATTGTCACTGAGGCTGAAATGCAAGACGGAGTATCCAATTGGTACTTTCCGGATGCAAAAACCATAAAGTCCGATGAAAGAATTTTAAATGCAGCAATTGACTATTGTGAAAAGAAAAACTATGCATACAAAGCCGGAAGCATCGTTACGACCAATACACTACTACATGAAACAAATGAACAAATAGCTGTTTCAGCACGTAAAGGTCATTTAGGGATTGATATGGAGACAGCTAGTACATTGGCTGTTGCAAAAAGGTTTAATAGGAAAGCGATTGGTATCCTTAACTTGTCTGAACATTTATTAAAAGGTGATACCTTATACTCGTATACAAGCGAACGTGAAGCAATTGAAGCGGAAACGGACGAGAAAATAAAAGATGTTGCCCTTTATTTGGCTGCTAATAGTCCTAAATTCACATGA
- a CDS encoding NUDIX hydrolase, producing the protein MDIIYTICFIKRHRNNIEEYLLLFRNNEPNQHKWNGVGGKIEPGETPLNSIQREIIEETGLSVTSLTAHGVVTWQTGGMYLFTAESNEEVAIDCDEGILEWKPLEWIMSSSEEEVVSNILYYLPHLSKDAKQKEYACTYGENGWLLSVDIKDLALSY; encoded by the coding sequence ATGGATATTATTTATACTATCTGTTTTATTAAAAGACATAGAAATAATATAGAAGAATACTTGTTGCTGTTTCGAAATAATGAACCGAATCAACATAAATGGAATGGAGTAGGCGGTAAAATAGAACCAGGGGAAACACCACTGAATTCCATTCAAAGGGAAATTATTGAAGAAACAGGGCTATCTGTTACTTCATTAACAGCACATGGGGTCGTTACATGGCAGACGGGCGGCATGTATCTTTTTACTGCTGAAAGTAACGAAGAAGTGGCTATTGATTGTGACGAAGGAATTTTAGAGTGGAAGCCGCTGGAATGGATCATGTCAAGCAGCGAAGAAGAGGTAGTTAGTAATATTTTATATTATCTGCCACATTTATCAAAAGATGCTAAGCAAAAGGAATATGCATGTACATATGGAGAAAATGGCTGGCTGCTGTCTGTAGATATAAAAGATTTAGCACTGAGTTACTAG
- a CDS encoding acyl-CoA thioesterase translates to MLISENNIEVRYAETDQMGIVYHANYLVWMEIGRTKLIKDMGFNYAELEAEGILSPVLDIQASYKKPLKYGQTATVYTWIEKYDGLRVTYGYKILTETGELAVSGSSIHVCVKKDSFRPISIKKLYPTWHQAYEKNKKEEAE, encoded by the coding sequence ATGCTTATTTCAGAAAATAATATTGAAGTCCGTTACGCAGAAACAGATCAAATGGGAATTGTTTACCATGCTAATTATCTGGTATGGATGGAAATTGGGCGAACAAAGCTGATTAAAGATATGGGCTTTAATTATGCTGAATTAGAAGCAGAAGGGATTCTTTCACCTGTGTTAGATATCCAAGCTTCATATAAAAAACCACTTAAATATGGACAAACCGCAACGGTATATACATGGATTGAAAAGTATGATGGGCTTCGTGTTACGTACGGGTATAAAATCTTAACTGAAACGGGGGAACTTGCAGTAAGTGGTTCTTCGATTCATGTTTGTGTAAAAAAAGATTCCTTCCGTCCTATCTCGATCAAGAAATTATATCCAACCTGGCATCAAGCATATGAAAAAAATAAAAAAGAAGAAGCAGAATGA
- a CDS encoding peroxiredoxin family protein: MWKKIIGSAVLLVLIGIAIFQAMDRQGPTSASNEQLGGLKIGVKAPDFELKSLTGESVKLSDYEGKKVILNFWATWCPPCREEMPDMEKFSQVMEDDVVILAVNIDPENDVQAFVKEYGVTFTILLDSQSSKNPVNDQYQVLSIPTTYFIDSKGIIQDVYRTAMSESYIKDTTNQME, from the coding sequence ATGTGGAAGAAAATAATCGGCTCAGCGGTTCTTCTCGTTCTAATTGGAATTGCTATTTTTCAAGCAATGGACAGACAAGGGCCGACATCAGCCAGTAACGAACAATTGGGCGGATTAAAGATAGGGGTCAAAGCTCCAGATTTTGAATTGAAGTCTTTAACAGGGGAAAGTGTTAAGCTTTCTGATTATGAAGGAAAAAAAGTGATTTTAAATTTCTGGGCTACTTGGTGTCCACCGTGTCGGGAAGAAATGCCGGACATGGAGAAATTTTCACAGGTTATGGAAGATGATGTGGTGATTCTTGCAGTAAATATTGATCCAGAAAATGATGTTCAAGCATTTGTAAAAGAATATGGAGTTACTTTTACCATTTTGCTCGATAGTCAGAGTTCAAAGAATCCAGTAAATGATCAGTATCAAGTCCTTAGTATTCCAACCACTTACTTTATTGATTCTAAAGGGATTATTCAGGATGTATACCGAACGGCTATGAGTGAAAGCTATATCAAAGATACCACCAATCAAATGGAGTAA
- the acnA gene encoding aconitate hydratase AcnA — translation MSKNDVYQSRSFFEIEGKRYNYFNLNAIEKAGDGNVSKLPYSIKVLLEAVLRQVDGRVITKEHVQNLAQWGTSEQKDIDVPFKPSRVILQDFTGVPAVVDLASLRNAMASLGEDPDKINPEIPVDLVIDHSVQVDKAGTLDSLEVNMDLEFQRNTERYQFLSWAQKSFDNYRAVPPATGIVHQVNLEYLANVVQAVPTPTGEFEVYPDSVFGTDSHTTMINGIGVLGWGVGGIEAEAGMLGQPSYFPVPKVVGVKLTGQLPKGTTATDLALKVTQVLRKHGVVGKFVEFFGPGVAYLPLADRATIANMAPEYGATCGFFPVDSEAIDYLRLTGRDETLIKVVETYTKANGLYYTPDNEDPIYTDVVEIDLAEIEPNLSGPKRPQDLIPLSEMKKSFHEAINAPMGNQGFGLTEAELDKEVVVKFADGHETTMKTGAIAIAAITSCTNTSNPYVMLGAGLIAKKAIEKGLSVPDYVKTSLAPGSKVVTGYLRDAGLQPYLDQLGFNIVGYGCTTCIGNSGPLAEEIEAAVSQADLLVTSVLSGNRNFEGRIHPLVKANYLASPTLVVAYALAGTVDFDLQNDSLGKDKDGNDVYLADIWPSQEEVNAAVKATVTPELFRKEYETVFSDNKRWNEIQTSNEALYSFDNTSTYIQNPPFFEGLSTEPGTVDALNGLRIVGKFGDSVTTDHISPAGAIGKDTPAGIYLRENGVTPRDFNSYGSRRGNHEVMMRGTFANIRIRNQVAPGTEGGYTTYWPTGDVMAIYDACMKYKADGTGLAVLAGKDYGMGSSRDWAAKGTNLLGIKTVIAESFERIHRSNLVLMGVLPLQFKEGENAEVLGLTGKEAIDVQIDETVRPRDIVKVTATDEAGNKKEFEVLVRFDSEIEIDYYRHGGILQMVLRNKLQEK, via the coding sequence ATGTCAAAAAACGATGTATATCAATCGCGTTCTTTCTTTGAAATCGAAGGAAAGCGCTACAACTACTTTAATTTAAACGCTATTGAAAAAGCAGGAGACGGTAACGTTTCTAAATTGCCGTACTCGATCAAAGTTCTTCTTGAAGCTGTTCTTCGTCAAGTGGATGGAAGGGTTATCACAAAAGAACATGTCCAGAATCTCGCTCAGTGGGGGACTAGCGAGCAGAAGGATATCGATGTTCCATTTAAGCCTTCACGTGTTATCCTTCAGGATTTCACAGGGGTTCCAGCTGTCGTAGATTTAGCATCATTACGTAATGCTATGGCTTCTTTAGGCGAAGATCCAGATAAAATCAACCCAGAAATTCCAGTAGACTTAGTTATTGATCACTCTGTTCAAGTTGATAAAGCAGGAACACTTGATTCATTAGAAGTGAACATGGATCTTGAATTCCAGCGTAATACAGAGCGTTACCAATTCTTAAGCTGGGCCCAAAAATCGTTTGATAATTATCGTGCAGTTCCGCCGGCAACAGGAATTGTTCACCAAGTTAACCTTGAGTATCTTGCAAATGTTGTTCAAGCAGTTCCAACACCTACTGGTGAATTTGAAGTATACCCTGACTCTGTATTTGGTACAGATTCACATACAACAATGATCAATGGTATTGGTGTTCTTGGATGGGGTGTTGGTGGTATTGAAGCAGAAGCAGGTATGCTTGGACAGCCTTCATATTTCCCAGTTCCTAAAGTAGTAGGTGTGAAACTTACTGGCCAACTTCCTAAAGGAACAACAGCAACTGACCTTGCCTTAAAAGTTACACAAGTACTTCGTAAACATGGTGTAGTTGGGAAATTCGTTGAATTCTTCGGACCAGGTGTTGCCTATCTTCCGCTTGCAGATCGTGCAACAATCGCAAATATGGCTCCTGAATATGGTGCTACATGTGGATTCTTCCCGGTTGATTCAGAAGCAATCGACTATCTACGTTTAACTGGCCGTGATGAAACACTTATTAAGGTAGTAGAAACATATACGAAAGCAAATGGTTTATACTACACACCGGATAATGAAGATCCAATTTACACGGATGTAGTTGAAATCGATCTTGCTGAAATTGAACCAAACCTTTCTGGTCCTAAACGCCCTCAAGATTTGATTCCACTTTCAGAAATGAAAAAGTCATTCCATGAAGCGATTAATGCTCCAATGGGGAACCAAGGTTTCGGTCTTACGGAAGCTGAATTAGATAAAGAAGTAGTGGTTAAGTTTGCCGATGGCCACGAAACAACGATGAAAACAGGTGCCATTGCAATTGCTGCTATTACAAGCTGTACGAACACTTCCAACCCATATGTTATGCTTGGAGCTGGTCTGATAGCTAAAAAAGCAATTGAAAAAGGTCTTTCTGTACCGGATTATGTTAAAACTTCATTAGCTCCAGGTTCAAAGGTTGTAACAGGTTATCTTCGTGATGCTGGTTTGCAGCCATACTTGGATCAATTAGGATTTAACATTGTTGGTTACGGCTGTACGACATGTATCGGTAACTCAGGTCCGTTAGCAGAAGAAATCGAAGCTGCAGTTTCTCAAGCAGATTTATTAGTGACTTCTGTACTTTCTGGTAACCGTAACTTTGAGGGGCGTATCCATCCATTAGTTAAAGCTAACTATCTTGCATCACCAACGCTTGTCGTAGCTTATGCACTTGCAGGAACAGTTGACTTTGATCTGCAAAACGACTCGCTTGGAAAAGATAAAGATGGTAATGACGTATACTTGGCAGATATCTGGCCTTCACAAGAGGAAGTAAATGCAGCTGTTAAAGCTACAGTTACACCTGAACTATTCCGTAAAGAATATGAAACTGTATTCAGTGATAATAAGCGCTGGAATGAAATTCAAACAAGTAATGAAGCACTCTATTCATTTGATAATACGTCTACGTATATTCAAAATCCGCCTTTCTTTGAAGGGCTGTCAACAGAACCAGGTACAGTTGATGCCTTAAATGGTCTCCGTATTGTCGGTAAATTTGGTGATTCAGTGACAACTGACCATATTTCTCCTGCTGGAGCAATTGGTAAAGACACACCTGCGGGTATCTATCTACGCGAAAATGGTGTTACACCTCGTGACTTTAACTCATATGGTTCACGTCGTGGTAACCATGAAGTCATGATGCGTGGAACATTTGCAAATATCCGTATTCGTAACCAAGTGGCTCCAGGCACAGAAGGCGGTTATACAACATACTGGCCGACTGGCGATGTAATGGCTATCTATGATGCTTGTATGAAATATAAAGCTGATGGTACGGGTCTTGCTGTTCTTGCGGGTAAAGATTACGGCATGGGCAGCTCACGTGACTGGGCAGCTAAAGGAACAAATCTTTTAGGAATCAAAACGGTAATTGCCGAAAGCTTTGAACGTATTCACCGTTCTAACCTTGTTTTAATGGGTGTACTGCCGCTTCAATTTAAAGAAGGCGAAAATGCTGAAGTACTTGGTTTAACAGGTAAAGAAGCAATCGATGTTCAAATTGATGAAACAGTTAGACCACGGGATATCGTGAAAGTAACAGCTACTGATGAAGCTGGAAACAAAAAAGAATTTGAAGTGCTTGTCCGTTTCGACTCTGAAATTGAAATTGATTACTACCGTCACGGCGGCATCCTTCAAATGGTATTACGTAATAAATTGCAAGAAAAATAA
- a CDS encoding AAA family ATPase, translating to MTSNHKNKLSDLPQHTYMDETDPASIVQALKNIHETTKEADIERSRLYSLLAKIQKAGRGEGSLYAAWVQEALRLNPANQLANQLLADSEWRKYLGIFDDYVFPQMRETDNRTAKKNIAEQYIKNCKNYLENTEKTKDRLHKGLWAAQAIEDPKLLERYRKAEVLLTDIKEILDLLLQASIDYEESITGVFHTATHYTVIKQALEKLQRRKDEWNALFEQTEETLPTEGPLEELEAMVGLSGVKNRVRDFYRFLQYQNRRTEMGLRIKSEQSLNMVLTGNPGTGKTTIARLLAKIYYELGVLPREEVLEVERSQLVGAYVGQTEEKVQAIVEKSVGGVLFIDEAYSLKRDGKSGDDYGQTVIDTLVSLMTNQKYSGKFAVILAGYPDEMRQFLQANPGLRSRFPQSNHFHLSDYTTEELLEIANQAALENDYLLTKEAMIELEEKLEQEQVDETFGNARTARTLVTDAIFTKGSRAKVDTEQVLEFTILTPEDFQMDDSATGHSPWKTFDKLVGLKDIKREVEALASYARIQHIRRRQGMKAVPVQFHAVFTGNPGTGKTTVAEIYSELLKENGMLKRGHLVVASRADFIAGYVGQTALKTKKKIKEALGGVLFIDEAYSLLSQGENDFGKEAIDTLVAEMTRHNENLVVILAGYTNEIDRLLSSNPGLRSRFKKFIHFPDYSTDELIEIMQRYSEEYQYTLSEEALAWIKTYLTHYHAPGNGRYAANLINEAIQMQALRLMPKSTDEWEDSDLMVITENDLKQAAEKLKKGEK from the coding sequence ATGACCTCTAATCATAAGAACAAATTATCTGATTTACCACAACATACATATATGGATGAAACGGATCCTGCATCCATTGTCCAGGCATTAAAAAATATACACGAAACGACTAAGGAAGCCGATATAGAACGATCCAGGCTGTATAGTCTGCTGGCAAAAATACAAAAAGCGGGGAGAGGCGAAGGATCACTATATGCTGCCTGGGTCCAGGAAGCTCTGAGACTTAATCCAGCTAACCAGCTTGCGAATCAATTATTAGCTGACTCTGAATGGAGAAAATATCTTGGGATATTTGATGATTATGTTTTTCCTCAAATGAGAGAAACCGATAATCGAACAGCTAAGAAGAATATCGCCGAACAGTATATCAAAAACTGTAAGAATTATTTGGAAAATACGGAGAAAACAAAGGACAGACTTCATAAAGGCTTGTGGGCTGCCCAAGCAATAGAAGATCCAAAACTTTTGGAAAGATACCGAAAAGCAGAAGTTTTATTGACTGATATAAAGGAAATTCTTGACTTGTTACTTCAGGCGTCTATTGACTATGAAGAATCCATTACAGGTGTTTTTCATACGGCGACACATTATACTGTCATAAAACAGGCTCTTGAAAAACTCCAAAGAAGGAAAGACGAATGGAATGCCTTATTCGAACAAACAGAAGAGACGCTTCCTACAGAAGGTCCGCTTGAAGAACTTGAAGCGATGGTCGGTTTGTCCGGTGTCAAAAATAGAGTTCGTGATTTTTATCGTTTCCTGCAGTACCAAAATCGACGCACTGAAATGGGATTACGAATTAAATCCGAACAAAGTTTAAATATGGTTTTAACCGGAAATCCAGGTACAGGGAAGACAACCATTGCCAGGCTGCTTGCCAAAATTTACTATGAGCTGGGTGTACTTCCTCGTGAAGAAGTTTTAGAAGTCGAGCGCTCTCAATTAGTAGGGGCATATGTTGGACAAACAGAGGAAAAAGTTCAAGCCATCGTCGAAAAATCAGTAGGAGGCGTCCTATTTATAGATGAAGCTTATAGTTTAAAGCGAGATGGAAAATCAGGCGATGATTATGGACAAACCGTAATTGATACGTTGGTGTCCTTAATGACAAATCAAAAATACAGCGGGAAATTCGCGGTTATTTTGGCAGGTTATCCAGATGAAATGAGACAGTTTTTACAAGCAAACCCTGGACTAAGAAGCAGATTTCCACAGTCAAATCATTTTCATCTGTCAGATTATACGACCGAAGAACTGCTTGAAATTGCTAATCAGGCAGCCTTGGAAAATGATTATTTGTTAACAAAAGAAGCAATGATTGAACTCGAAGAGAAGCTTGAACAAGAGCAAGTCGACGAAACATTTGGAAATGCTCGAACGGCACGCACGCTGGTCACAGACGCCATTTTTACAAAAGGTTCACGGGCGAAGGTTGATACTGAGCAAGTTCTCGAATTCACCATTTTAACACCGGAAGATTTTCAAATGGACGATTCTGCTACAGGGCATTCACCATGGAAAACATTTGATAAATTGGTTGGTCTAAAAGATATTAAACGAGAAGTTGAAGCATTGGCATCATATGCCCGTATACAGCACATTCGAAGACGACAAGGAATGAAGGCTGTCCCTGTACAGTTTCACGCAGTCTTTACTGGCAATCCAGGGACGGGTAAAACGACGGTTGCAGAAATTTATTCAGAGTTATTAAAAGAAAACGGAATGCTCAAAAGAGGGCATTTAGTCGTTGCAAGCCGAGCAGACTTTATCGCTGGGTATGTTGGACAAACGGCTCTTAAAACAAAGAAAAAAATAAAGGAAGCGCTTGGGGGCGTGTTGTTTATTGATGAAGCCTATTCACTGTTAAGTCAAGGTGAAAATGATTTTGGAAAAGAGGCAATTGATACACTCGTGGCAGAAATGACTCGTCATAATGAAAATTTAGTCGTCATTCTCGCTGGTTATACAAACGAAATCGATCGTCTTCTTTCAAGCAATCCCGGCCTGCGTTCTCGTTTCAAAAAGTTTATTCATTTTCCTGATTACAGCACAGACGAATTAATTGAAATTATGCAGAGGTATAGTGAAGAATATCAATATACTCTTTCAGAAGAAGCGTTAGCATGGATAAAGACTTATTTAACACATTATCATGCACCAGGAAATGGACGATATGCGGCTAATTTAATCAATGAAGCGATTCAAATGCAGGCCCTTCGTCTAATGCCCAAATCGACAGATGAATGGGAAGATTCGGATTTAATGGTCATTACAGAAAATGACTTGAAGCAAGCCGCAGAAAAACTTAAAAAAGGGGAAAAATAA
- a CDS encoding GNAT family N-acetyltransferase, translating into MLGTKSDDFQFKIRPLLITDYESVLNWSKDESFCLANGWEINKSPEELYKWWLQCVNNSAVDFIRMGIAYNEKLIGYVDLSYTNEATAELGIAIGESRLWGKGIGVNSALWMMDYASTTLGITTINAETYKGNIRSRKMLEKIGFKEISRVGCGEYFRRSDQLIQYQKS; encoded by the coding sequence ATGCTAGGAACTAAGAGTGATGACTTTCAGTTCAAAATACGACCATTACTCATTACTGATTATGAAAGTGTTTTGAATTGGAGCAAAGATGAGTCTTTTTGTTTAGCCAATGGATGGGAGATAAATAAAAGTCCAGAAGAACTATATAAATGGTGGCTCCAGTGTGTAAACAATTCGGCAGTGGATTTTATTCGAATGGGGATAGCGTATAACGAAAAATTAATTGGTTACGTTGATTTATCATATACAAACGAGGCTACTGCAGAATTAGGTATCGCAATTGGTGAAAGCAGGTTGTGGGGAAAAGGGATAGGAGTTAACTCAGCTCTATGGATGATGGATTATGCCTCTACAACCTTAGGCATTACAACGATTAATGCAGAAACATACAAAGGAAATATTCGTTCAAGAAAAATGCTTGAGAAAATAGGGTTCAAAGAAATAAGTAGAGTGGGGTGTGGGGAATACTTTAGAAGGAGTGATCAGCTGATACAGTACCAAAAAAGCTGA
- a CDS encoding YycC family protein: protein MRPLQISAETAVKLAETLNLPLEQIMHMPAHILVAKMAEAERIEKK from the coding sequence ATGAGACCCTTACAAATATCGGCGGAAACAGCTGTCAAATTGGCGGAAACGCTGAATCTTCCGTTAGAGCAAATCATGCATATGCCAGCGCACATTTTAGTAGCTAAAATGGCGGAAGCTGAACGAATCGAAAAAAAATAA
- a CDS encoding FbpB family small basic protein: MKKRKRTFEELVMENRLELLKNSKQLELIEDRLEKRHLQKAE, from the coding sequence ATGAAAAAAAGAAAACGTACATTTGAAGAGCTTGTAATGGAAAATCGTTTAGAGTTATTGAAGAACTCAAAACAATTGGAACTTATCGAAGACCGTTTAGAAAAAAGACATTTACAAAAAGCAGAATAA
- a CDS encoding acid-soluble spore protein N, whose translation MSNPKKHPQAFVPSHLGTQPRTGHGNKGKKMADKSGEHAQVIQTKGE comes from the coding sequence ATGAGTAATCCAAAAAAACATCCCCAAGCATTTGTACCCTCTCATCTTGGAACTCAACCGAGAACAGGGCATGGAAATAAAGGAAAGAAAATGGCAGATAAATCGGGTGAGCATGCTCAGGTGATTCAAACAAAGGGCGAGTAA
- a CDS encoding CPBP family intramembrane glutamic endopeptidase translates to MNDSYTKEKTWPQYLIPCLFIALVIFIHQQNLQISFYLAGSLMLTLVFFSEKNRIVLWISIAFLFGHLFYMYANKFVDVADVSLPAKILLNRLLLICILIPISIIYYSFIKEKPIKLMYDRPVKINKRVKLVLVLLFSLPVLIILVNKPITLQLLTYGLLFCFTHAALQELIWRGILLRAFTVQTTKKIAIFTSGIGFGITQSTVGFQFYSCILFCILGSFLAWLTIKTGNLVPSFLLFFYLSFLLVLSGVIFIGF, encoded by the coding sequence ATGAATGATTCTTATACAAAAGAAAAAACTTGGCCGCAGTACCTGATTCCATGTCTATTTATTGCTCTTGTAATCTTTATCCATCAGCAGAATCTTCAAATCAGCTTCTATCTAGCAGGCAGTCTTATGTTAACCCTTGTTTTTTTTAGTGAAAAGAACCGGATAGTCCTCTGGATTTCGATTGCTTTTCTATTTGGACATCTTTTCTATATGTATGCAAATAAATTCGTCGATGTAGCTGATGTTTCATTACCAGCTAAGATCCTCTTAAATAGGCTTTTACTAATTTGTATTCTCATTCCCATTAGTATCATTTACTATTCTTTCATCAAAGAAAAACCTATTAAGCTCATGTATGATCGACCTGTAAAAATCAATAAACGGGTTAAGCTTGTGTTGGTTTTGCTGTTTTCTCTGCCCGTTCTCATCATCCTAGTAAACAAACCGATTACGCTGCAGCTGCTAACCTATGGGCTGCTATTCTGCTTCACACATGCCGCCTTGCAAGAGTTGATTTGGAGAGGGATCCTTCTTCGCGCCTTTACCGTTCAAACGACAAAAAAAATTGCTATTTTTACTTCAGGTATAGGCTTTGGCATCACCCAGAGTACAGTCGGTTTCCAATTTTACTCATGCATCCTTTTCTGCATTCTTGGCAGTTTCTTGGCTTGGCTAACCATTAAAACAGGCAATTTAGTTCCATCGTTTTTACTTTTCTTTTATCTCAGCTTTTTACTCGTCCTCTCAGGCGTTATTTTTATTGGATTTTAA